A genomic stretch from Pseudomonadota bacterium includes:
- a CDS encoding aldolase/citrate lyase family protein yields the protein MTAHNGFRERLLAREALIGTFCKTPSHIIGEVLGKTELDCVCLDAEHAPFGRTELDVSVSALRAASMPSIVRVPHATPESVLNALDCGATGVMAPHIRTPDEAARLAHSAQYGQGRGYAGSSRAAGYTTRSMSEHLAKSARDTTTIAQIEDLEALEHLDDIAKVEGIDCLFVGRIDLAVAMACAPSEPPVVDAVRAICRAGLDADRRVGMFVADLDEIPMWLDQGASLFILKSDHSFLLEGAEALRARFDTAAKGRS from the coding sequence GTGACGGCACATAATGGTTTCCGTGAACGCTTGCTTGCACGTGAGGCGCTGATCGGCACGTTTTGCAAAACGCCCTCGCACATCATCGGTGAGGTGCTTGGGAAGACCGAACTCGATTGTGTTTGTCTCGACGCGGAGCATGCGCCCTTTGGACGCACTGAACTAGACGTGTCGGTTAGCGCCTTGCGTGCTGCCAGCATGCCGTCGATTGTACGAGTGCCGCACGCGACACCGGAGTCAGTACTCAATGCACTCGATTGCGGTGCGACCGGCGTGATGGCACCTCACATTCGCACCCCGGATGAGGCGGCCAGGTTGGCGCACAGCGCACAATACGGTCAGGGCCGTGGATACGCCGGCTCATCGCGAGCAGCGGGTTACACAACGCGCTCGATGAGCGAACATCTGGCTAAGTCCGCTCGCGATACAACGACCATTGCTCAGATTGAGGACCTCGAGGCGCTTGAGCATCTAGATGACATTGCCAAGGTGGAGGGTATCGATTGCCTGTTCGTCGGGCGAATAGATCTTGCCGTCGCCATGGCCTGCGCACCGTCAGAGCCACCGGTAGTCGATGCGGTACGCGCGATATGTCGAGCGGGTTTGGATGCGGACCGTCGAGTCGGTATGTTCGTCGCCGATTTGGACGAAATTCCGATGTGGCTGGACCAGGGCGCATCGCTGTTTATTCTCAAGTCGGATCACAGTTTTCTCCTCGAAGGCGCTGAGGCATTGCGTGCGCGCTTTGATACGGCAGCCAAAGGTCGTAGCTGA
- a CDS encoding cupin domain-containing protein, which translates to MTTLAYTLRQRLVRYDELIACRTAFIDARTPGSDQKENFTIIGPGVAENPGQHVHVRIPHGFNIGAARQPKGCINSQHSHVSEEVFMVHRGAWRFMWGEDGSDGDITLHEGEVISIPINVFRGFECVSDEPGFLFAILGRDDPGHVTWAPYVFEQARDHGLVLLESGRLFDTVEEGDLPHDDRACAPTSADEAAAMRRMSADEMRRCVIRQNDYRASINSAIAQRAKGVTEAPILGPANAAEHIDEGEVATPHGFVFRRLSLQAHACIPPHTRAEEEVLFVHQGEVEICVNDARFVLREGDTFTTPIGAVRSLRESDAQPACVFVVRRGDMPVAPLWLDQANVAVR; encoded by the coding sequence ATGACAACATTAGCCTACACGCTGCGGCAGCGTCTGGTGCGATACGACGAGCTAATCGCCTGTCGCACCGCGTTTATCGATGCCCGTACGCCCGGCAGCGATCAAAAAGAAAATTTCACGATCATTGGTCCGGGCGTAGCCGAGAACCCTGGGCAGCATGTGCACGTTCGCATTCCTCACGGCTTCAATATCGGCGCGGCTCGGCAGCCTAAAGGGTGCATTAATTCCCAGCACAGCCATGTTTCGGAAGAGGTCTTTATGGTCCACCGGGGTGCGTGGCGCTTCATGTGGGGCGAGGACGGCAGCGATGGCGATATCACGCTGCATGAAGGCGAGGTAATCTCGATACCGATTAATGTGTTTCGTGGGTTTGAGTGTGTATCGGACGAGCCGGGCTTTTTATTCGCGATATTGGGCCGAGACGACCCTGGACACGTTACGTGGGCGCCTTATGTCTTCGAGCAAGCTCGGGATCACGGTCTGGTGTTGCTTGAAAGCGGGCGCCTATTCGATACCGTTGAAGAGGGTGATCTTCCCCACGACGACCGAGCGTGCGCACCGACGAGCGCGGACGAGGCGGCGGCGATGCGTCGAATGAGCGCGGACGAAATGCGGCGTTGTGTTATTCGGCAAAATGACTATCGTGCGTCGATCAATTCGGCCATCGCACAGCGGGCCAAAGGGGTTACCGAGGCCCCCATACTGGGGCCCGCCAACGCGGCAGAGCACATCGATGAAGGCGAGGTCGCGACGCCGCACGGTTTTGTGTTTCGACGTCTGTCTCTCCAGGCACACGCGTGCATTCCTCCCCACACTCGAGCCGAAGAGGAAGTGTTGTTTGTGCATCAGGGGGAGGTCGAGATCTGTGTCAATGACGCGCGTTTTGTGTTGCGCGAGGGGGATACGTTTACCACCCCGATCGGTGCCGTACGCAGTCTGCGTGAATCGGATGCGCAACCGGCCTGTGTCTTTGTCGTTCGCCGCGGCGATATGCCCGTCGCGCCGCTCTGGCTCGATCAGGCGAATGTCGCGGTTCGCTAA
- a CDS encoding sodium/solute symporter (Members of the Solute:Sodium Symporter (SSS), TC 2.A.21 as described in tcdb.org, catalyze solute:Na+ symport. Known solutes for members of the family include sugars, amino acids, nucleosides, inositols, vitamins, urea or anions, depending on the system.): MEKFGALNWSIIGLYLIANLSLGWYMSRRVKTSADYYIGDRSSPWWAIGISVLATYVSALSFLGGPAWAYGDGMAALAIHVNYALVIFLCIVFFIPFFYNSGVASIYEYLERRFGLASRAVMGLVFMLTAVIAAASILTATAFVVRFATGMSLEHAIIMMTVIVLLYTMMGGMNAVIWTDVLQGVILLGGAGIIMIALLGEIGSLPDALRFLEANGKLDPLNWSLDVSIAPTVWAGVFAMTAYHVTVYGANQYMVQRALAAKTIGDAKKSYFLMGHAAFILYFVFFFVGALLFVFYRGEPFEQPNEIILIFAETLAIPGLLGVIGAAILSASMSTTSSAFNSLATITVTDFYQMFWRKEASEKHYLLASRVFTVMWGLIVIPLAMAFAGTKGSILEVLSSVGSYFVGAKLSMFGLGFFSKHTTERGLLVGVAAGFIALTILVPLNAFAPLIDPLWEALNLTRPTIAWPWYVVIGAVFNIVVAWTASVLLDGFQSEWHEHSVPGQLAKWRAEGRELKQDGWYLVPGKVDPVVWSLPVMFILIMVFLGWFGTLG, encoded by the coding sequence ATGGAAAAATTTGGTGCATTAAACTGGTCGATTATCGGACTCTACTTGATCGCAAACCTGTCCCTCGGTTGGTACATGAGTCGACGTGTCAAGACATCAGCCGATTACTATATCGGCGATCGCTCCTCACCTTGGTGGGCCATCGGCATTTCTGTTTTGGCTACGTATGTCAGCGCCCTCTCGTTTTTGGGGGGACCGGCCTGGGCCTATGGAGACGGTATGGCCGCGCTCGCGATTCATGTGAATTACGCGCTGGTCATTTTTCTCTGCATCGTCTTTTTTATTCCGTTTTTCTACAACAGCGGCGTTGCATCAATCTATGAATACCTCGAGCGTCGCTTCGGACTCGCATCGCGCGCAGTCATGGGCCTGGTGTTTATGCTCACCGCCGTAATTGCCGCTGCGTCCATTCTCACCGCCACGGCCTTCGTGGTGCGTTTTGCGACGGGCATGTCTTTAGAGCACGCGATCATTATGATGACCGTAATCGTATTGCTGTATACGATGATGGGCGGCATGAATGCGGTGATTTGGACCGACGTGCTGCAGGGCGTGATATTGCTCGGTGGTGCAGGCATCATCATGATCGCGCTGCTCGGCGAGATCGGTTCACTGCCTGACGCACTGCGCTTTTTAGAGGCCAACGGTAAACTCGACCCACTTAATTGGTCCCTTGATGTTTCAATCGCCCCCACCGTATGGGCAGGCGTATTCGCTATGACGGCGTATCATGTGACCGTGTATGGCGCCAATCAATATATGGTGCAACGCGCGCTGGCAGCCAAGACAATCGGCGATGCCAAGAAATCCTACTTTCTGATGGGCCATGCGGCCTTTATTTTGTATTTCGTGTTTTTCTTTGTCGGTGCACTGTTGTTCGTGTTCTACCGCGGCGAACCGTTCGAACAGCCCAATGAGATCATCCTTATTTTCGCTGAAACGCTTGCCATACCCGGATTGCTTGGCGTCATTGGCGCCGCAATCTTATCGGCTTCGATGTCGACCACATCGTCAGCGTTTAATTCACTGGCCACGATCACGGTGACTGATTTTTATCAAATGTTCTGGCGCAAAGAGGCCAGTGAAAAACACTATCTATTGGCGTCGCGAGTGTTCACGGTGATGTGGGGTCTAATCGTCATTCCACTGGCGATGGCGTTCGCGGGCACAAAAGGCTCGATTCTTGAGGTGCTATCGTCAGTTGGATCTTATTTTGTGGGCGCCAAGCTCTCGATGTTTGGCCTCGGGTTTTTCTCTAAGCACACCACAGAACGCGGCCTGCTTGTCGGTGTGGCCGCCGGGTTTATCGCACTCACCATACTCGTCCCTCTCAATGCATTTGCGCCGCTCATTGATCCACTTTGGGAGGCACTTAACCTGACAAGGCCAACCATCGCCTGGCCGTGGTATGTCGTCATCGGAGCCGTGTTTAATATCGTTGTGGCCTGGACGGCCAGTGTGTTACTAGATGGTTTTCAAAGCGAATGGCATGAGCACAGCGTGCCAGGGCAGCTGGCCAAGTGGCGCGCAGAAGGACGCGAACTCAAACAAGATGGATGGTACCTCGTGCCGGGCAAAGTCGACCCCGTGGTGTGGTCGCTACCCGTCATGTTTATCCTCATCATGGTGTTCTTAGGCTGGTTTGGGACACTCGGCTAG
- the hisD gene encoding histidinol dehydrogenase, translated as MIRYLKNGYDVELAASDDAQVRGIVENILKDIDERGDHAVREYSQKFDKWSPPSYRLSREEIKAAYDALSQQNLDDIRFAQEQVRNFAEHQRAALQDLEVETLPGVILGHKNIPMNSVGCYVPGGKYPLVASAHMSVVTAKVAGVKRVIAAAPPFEGKPAPAIVVAMDMAGADEIYSLGGVQAVGAMALGTETIAPVDMIVGPGNAFVAEAKRQLFGRVGIDLFAGPTETLVIADESVDGELCAADLLGQAEHGPNSPAVLLTNSEQLANDTIKEVERQLTILPTADIAGAAWNEYGQVIVCDTYEEMVQKADELASEHVQVMTRDPDYFLDNMTNYGALFLGEETNVSYGDKVIGTNHTLPTKKAARYTGGLWVGKFIKTCTYQKVTKEASLHIGEYCSRLCAIEGFAGHKEQADIRLRRYGKTG; from the coding sequence GTGATTCGCTATCTAAAAAATGGCTATGACGTTGAATTAGCCGCATCAGATGATGCGCAAGTGCGCGGTATTGTTGAAAATATCCTTAAAGACATCGACGAGCGTGGCGACCACGCCGTGCGCGAGTATTCGCAAAAATTCGACAAATGGTCGCCGCCGTCCTATCGACTCAGTCGCGAGGAAATTAAGGCGGCCTATGACGCGCTGTCACAGCAAAACCTTGATGATATCCGGTTTGCCCAAGAACAAGTCCGCAATTTTGCGGAGCATCAGCGTGCGGCGCTGCAAGACCTTGAAGTCGAGACATTGCCAGGCGTCATTCTCGGTCATAAGAACATTCCGATGAATTCCGTTGGGTGTTACGTGCCGGGCGGGAAATACCCGTTGGTCGCGTCCGCGCACATGAGTGTGGTCACCGCCAAAGTGGCGGGGGTTAAACGGGTGATCGCCGCTGCGCCACCCTTTGAGGGCAAACCTGCACCCGCGATTGTGGTGGCAATGGATATGGCCGGGGCCGACGAGATCTATTCATTGGGGGGGGTTCAGGCGGTTGGTGCCATGGCCCTCGGCACCGAAACCATAGCGCCGGTCGACATGATTGTCGGGCCCGGCAATGCGTTTGTGGCCGAAGCCAAGCGACAGCTGTTCGGTCGAGTGGGAATAGACTTGTTTGCGGGACCGACGGAGACTTTGGTGATCGCGGATGAGTCGGTAGACGGTGAGCTATGTGCGGCCGATTTATTAGGCCAGGCCGAGCATGGCCCAAATTCACCGGCGGTGCTGCTCACCAACTCGGAGCAACTTGCAAACGATACGATCAAAGAAGTTGAACGACAGCTGACTATTTTACCCACGGCTGACATTGCCGGCGCGGCGTGGAACGAGTATGGCCAGGTGATCGTGTGTGACACGTATGAAGAGATGGTGCAAAAAGCCGACGAACTGGCGTCCGAGCACGTGCAGGTAATGACTCGCGATCCCGATTATTTTCTCGATAACATGACGAACTACGGTGCGCTGTTTCTGGGCGAGGAAACCAATGTGTCGTATGGCGATAAGGTTATCGGCACCAACCACACCCTACCAACGAAAAAAGCGGCTCGCTACACGGGTGGATTGTGGGTGGGTAAGTTTATCAAAACCTGTACGTACCAGAAGGTCACAAAGGAAGCGTCTCTACACATTGGGGAGTATTGCTCGCGTCTGTGCGCGATTGAAGGATTTGCCGGACACAAGGAGCAGGCCGATATCCGGCTCAGACGCTATGGCAAAACCGGATAA
- a CDS encoding ester cyclase codes for MGNSTHPVSRAALADIGDLLSPSPSGRRMPMPGFDDEFVDIVDYIIRITDRIWHERRIELCLDYYAADSVIHTLGGDITGAQTVVDNTRDTLRAFPDRTLDGDNVIWSNRGAADGSNGYYSSHLITSRMTNEGDTEYGKATGRRARIRTIADCVCVNNQVVEEWLARDNASLVMQLGFDPDDVAHAQARHDWESASPLYNTLQQWREQLVPLPPATPPAPEESPAEFARAVLGTVWARNDQAVLPDVYDFRVAAHMTAGRDLYGTLEYGEYLDALHNSLSSVAISVDHVADIPYLGSARDIAVRWSLSGVHSGDGLFGRASGAPIYLLGMTHWRIIRGRIKEETTVFDELALRRQIAHHRLRFEAGN; via the coding sequence ATGGGCAATTCAACGCACCCTGTTAGCCGGGCCGCACTGGCCGATATCGGCGACCTGCTGTCGCCCTCGCCCAGCGGCCGTCGTATGCCCATGCCGGGTTTCGACGACGAATTTGTCGACATTGTCGATTACATCATTCGAATCACGGATCGCATTTGGCACGAGCGGCGCATTGAACTCTGTCTCGACTACTACGCGGCCGATAGCGTCATCCACACGCTCGGTGGGGACATAACGGGTGCCCAGACGGTTGTGGACAACACTCGAGACACGCTTCGCGCGTTTCCCGACCGAACGCTCGATGGAGACAACGTCATCTGGAGTAACCGTGGCGCGGCAGATGGCAGTAACGGCTACTACTCCTCCCACTTAATCACCAGCCGCATGACCAATGAAGGCGACACCGAATACGGCAAGGCAACCGGACGACGCGCACGCATCCGCACAATCGCAGATTGCGTGTGTGTGAACAATCAGGTGGTGGAAGAATGGCTCGCACGGGACAACGCGTCGCTGGTTATGCAATTAGGATTCGATCCTGATGACGTCGCTCACGCCCAGGCCCGGCATGATTGGGAAAGCGCATCGCCACTTTACAACACGCTTCAACAGTGGCGTGAGCAGCTGGTACCCCTTCCCCCTGCCACCCCGCCTGCTCCAGAAGAGTCACCGGCAGAGTTTGCTCGCGCGGTACTGGGCACGGTGTGGGCGCGCAATGATCAAGCCGTGTTGCCCGATGTCTATGACTTTCGCGTCGCCGCGCACATGACTGCCGGTCGCGATTTGTACGGCACACTCGAGTACGGTGAATATCTCGATGCCCTACATAACAGCCTGTCATCAGTTGCAATCAGCGTCGATCACGTTGCCGACATCCCCTATTTAGGCTCAGCACGGGACATCGCCGTGCGTTGGTCCCTGTCGGGCGTCCATTCCGGCGATGGCTTGTTTGGCCGAGCGTCCGGTGCACCGATTTACTTGCTCGGCATGACCCACTGGCGGATCATCCGTGGACGGATCAAAGAGGAAACAACCGTGTTTGACGAACTCGCACTTCGACGCCAGATTGCGCATCACCGTCTAAGATTCGAGGCGGGCAACTGA
- a CDS encoding cobalamin-independent methionine synthase II family protein, with translation MRYSTERILTTHVGSLPRSKAVTDGVFAAESETLDDIPAFKRTIRHAVKSVVERQHDAGVDVISDGEMSKISYATYIKDRLTGFDGDSPRRAPKDLEAFPGFLERQAKGGGTPSYRRPCCVNEISVKTMEPLHEDLSNFHDALQQVPDHEGFMNAASPGVIALFQPNEFYATQEEYLGALAEGMRAEYEAIVEAGFILQLDSPDLGLGRHMMFKDAADDEYEALAMQHVEALNYATRNIPAEKMRLHICWGNYEGPHHCDAPMDMVLPIALKARPQALLFESANPRHAHEWETFRDASIPDDKILVPGVIDSTTNFIEHPRLVAQRLIQFANIVGKERVLAGTDCGFSTFAGFGAVDEDIVYAKLGALAEGAKLASNQLWVN, from the coding sequence ATGCGATACAGTACGGAGCGAATACTCACCACGCACGTCGGTAGTTTGCCACGTTCTAAAGCCGTGACCGACGGGGTATTCGCGGCAGAAAGCGAGACACTTGACGATATTCCAGCGTTTAAACGCACCATTCGACACGCAGTCAAGTCGGTCGTCGAACGTCAGCACGACGCGGGGGTCGATGTCATCAGTGATGGGGAAATGAGTAAGATATCTTACGCGACCTACATCAAAGATCGATTGACTGGGTTTGATGGTGATAGCCCACGCCGCGCGCCAAAAGACCTAGAGGCGTTCCCTGGTTTTCTTGAACGACAGGCAAAAGGCGGTGGCACGCCTAGCTATCGTCGACCTTGTTGCGTCAATGAAATCAGTGTAAAGACAATGGAGCCGCTGCATGAGGATCTCTCGAATTTTCATGACGCGCTCCAGCAGGTACCCGATCACGAAGGTTTCATGAATGCCGCGTCGCCGGGTGTCATCGCTTTGTTTCAACCCAACGAGTTTTACGCGACTCAGGAAGAGTATCTCGGTGCCCTCGCGGAGGGCATGCGCGCTGAATATGAGGCAATTGTCGAGGCCGGATTTATCCTTCAACTGGATTCCCCTGATTTGGGCCTGGGGCGGCATATGATGTTCAAGGACGCCGCCGATGACGAGTACGAAGCCTTGGCGATGCAGCATGTCGAGGCCCTCAATTACGCGACGCGCAATATACCGGCCGAAAAAATGCGGTTGCACATTTGTTGGGGCAACTATGAGGGCCCGCACCATTGCGATGCGCCAATGGATATGGTGCTACCCATTGCACTAAAAGCCCGACCGCAGGCACTGTTGTTTGAAAGCGCCAATCCCCGTCATGCTCACGAATGGGAGACGTTTCGTGATGCATCGATACCCGACGACAAAATTCTGGTGCCCGGTGTGATTGATTCAACCACCAACTTTATTGAGCACCCGAGATTGGTTGCGCAACGACTCATTCAATTTGCCAACATTGTGGGTAAGGAACGGGTGCTGGCCGGCACCGATTGCGGATTCTCCACTTTTGCCGGTTTTGGCGCTGTCGATGAGGATATCGTTTACGCCAAACTGGGCGCACTGGCTGAAGGTGCGAAGTTGGCCTCTAATCAGCTTTGGGTGAACTGA
- a CDS encoding nuclear transport factor 2 family protein codes for MTNTDKRDGDLQSCKRIVRQYIETFDHAVDYAAALADVASVDYRWRGVHPFYEQPNVDSAIAAFWAPLRSSFRAYQRREDIFFAGISEGELEQRDEPTVWTCSMGHFTGLMDDHWLGIPPTGKFTFIPYAEFHRIDGDRIAETALFIDVVSVMAQAGRYPLPPPTGAHIIQPGPRTHDGLLFEAQDPAEGARTLALTERMVSDLSILNETGDDECSPDVLRKTWDEQMIWYGPTGIGATTTITRYQKQHQYPFRRNLADKVFNGHVARIAEGNYAGWFGWPNLHNSSRGGFLGMTANAARAEMRVVDIYRREGDKLVENWVFIDLLHYLYGQGLDVLARSREIDRIPD; via the coding sequence ATGACCAATACGGATAAACGTGACGGCGATCTGCAGTCGTGCAAACGCATTGTGCGTCAGTACATCGAAACATTTGATCATGCCGTCGACTATGCCGCGGCGTTGGCGGATGTTGCCAGCGTAGATTACCGCTGGCGGGGCGTACACCCTTTTTACGAGCAACCAAATGTGGATAGCGCGATCGCGGCGTTTTGGGCGCCGTTGCGCTCGTCTTTTCGCGCGTACCAGCGTCGTGAAGACATATTTTTTGCGGGCATAAGCGAAGGCGAACTCGAGCAACGCGATGAGCCGACGGTTTGGACCTGCAGCATGGGCCACTTCACAGGATTGATGGATGATCATTGGTTGGGTATCCCACCCACCGGCAAGTTCACCTTTATCCCGTATGCCGAGTTTCATCGCATTGACGGCGATCGCATCGCCGAAACGGCGTTGTTTATCGACGTGGTTAGCGTGATGGCGCAGGCCGGTCGTTATCCACTGCCGCCGCCGACGGGTGCGCACATCATTCAGCCAGGACCTCGCACGCATGATGGTCTGTTGTTCGAGGCACAAGACCCTGCAGAAGGCGCCCGTACACTTGCCCTGACCGAGCGTATGGTGAGCGATCTGTCGATATTAAATGAAACGGGCGATGACGAGTGTTCCCCCGATGTTCTGCGCAAAACGTGGGACGAACAGATGATTTGGTATGGACCCACCGGTATCGGGGCGACGACCACGATCACTCGCTACCAGAAACAGCATCAGTACCCGTTTCGCCGCAACCTAGCCGATAAGGTGTTTAATGGCCATGTGGCGCGCATTGCCGAGGGGAACTATGCAGGTTGGTTTGGCTGGCCAAACTTGCACAATTCAAGTCGGGGCGGTTTTTTGGGCATGACCGCGAATGCCGCGCGTGCCGAAATGCGCGTGGTTGATATTTATCGTCGCGAGGGCGACAAGCTCGTTGAGAACTGGGTATTTATCGACCTCTTGCACTACTTATACGGGCAAGGTTTGGACGTGCTCGCGCGCAGTCGGGAAATCGACCGTATACCCGACTGA
- a CDS encoding amidohydrolase family protein, producing MAVPDETFFSRAPVIDAHHHLWDLGHCDYPWLMTPGVKRFFGDPTPIQKNYLPADFVRDAAPLSLAGSVHIQVGVSDADCLRETEWLAQLHQAAPHLPTAIVGFADLTQARFPAELDAHQKASAFRGVRQIIGRHPSEDRQNNSAAALDATCFITHLRELAARDLSFDLQLTEHQYARAFEVFAQVPELKVAICHVASPWDQTPDGFVNWCDAMTRFAQLPNCALKFSGFGMFRPDWTATHVAPYLVQALELFGAKRLMVGSNFPVDKLYGDHNRMYRAVAALTDRDTYTALTFDTASHFYRLGL from the coding sequence ATGGCTGTGCCGGACGAGACCTTTTTTAGTCGAGCACCCGTAATCGACGCCCATCACCACTTGTGGGACCTCGGTCATTGCGATTATCCATGGCTCATGACTCCGGGTGTGAAGCGCTTCTTTGGCGACCCGACTCCGATTCAAAAGAACTACTTGCCCGCGGATTTTGTCCGCGATGCCGCACCGCTGTCGCTCGCCGGCTCTGTGCACATTCAGGTTGGAGTGAGCGACGCCGACTGCCTACGCGAAACCGAGTGGCTCGCACAGCTGCATCAAGCAGCACCGCACTTACCCACCGCCATTGTGGGCTTTGCGGATCTCACGCAAGCCCGCTTTCCCGCTGAGCTGGACGCGCACCAAAAGGCCTCTGCGTTTCGCGGCGTGCGCCAAATCATCGGCCGACATCCATCGGAAGACCGTCAAAACAATAGCGCCGCCGCACTCGATGCTACGTGCTTCATTACGCATCTTCGCGAACTCGCCGCGCGCGATCTGTCGTTTGACCTACAACTGACTGAACATCAGTATGCACGCGCGTTTGAGGTGTTTGCGCAAGTGCCCGAGCTTAAAGTCGCCATTTGTCACGTCGCCTCACCTTGGGATCAAACTCCCGATGGCTTTGTGAATTGGTGTGATGCCATGACGCGATTTGCGCAGTTACCGAATTGTGCACTAAAGTTTTCTGGATTCGGCATGTTTCGCCCGGACTGGACGGCCACACACGTAGCACCGTACCTTGTCCAGGCACTCGAGCTGTTTGGCGCCAAACGCCTTATGGTGGGGAGCAATTTCCCAGTAGATAAGTTGTACGGTGATCACAATAGAATGTATCGCGCGGTGGCGGCGCTGACCGATCGAGATACCTATACGGCACTCACGTTTGACACCGCCTCGCATTTTTATCGGTTAGGCCTCTAA
- a CDS encoding LacI family DNA-binding transcriptional regulator, with translation MAKPDKENGAVKKNKPVTSYDVARYAGVSQSAVSRCFKPGASVSENMRKRVMKAASELGYEPNAIARSLITRRSNLVAVLISNLTNLYYPEVLAELTQQLSQRGVRVLLFSLSAEADASDVLTQVWPYRPDGVIAAAELTSEHVAEFERRHMPLVFYNRHIAHGSGSAVCCDQEEGARQLVNGLYAAGHRRFGLIAGPEDSTVSIERVTGALEQLDTLGIDHVPIISGDYSYESGFNGVKRLIDDQSERVEAIICANDVMALGALDGCRQMFGLEAPTDISIVGFDGVDPSNWHAYNLTTIRQPVRRMTEATVSLLMDLIEQPETKDEKRVFSGILRAGTSARFVQP, from the coding sequence ATGGCAAAACCGGATAAAGAGAACGGCGCCGTAAAAAAGAACAAGCCGGTCACGTCGTACGACGTGGCACGCTATGCAGGTGTCTCGCAATCCGCTGTTTCGCGTTGTTTCAAACCAGGCGCTAGCGTATCGGAGAATATGCGCAAGCGCGTGATGAAGGCTGCTAGTGAATTAGGCTATGAGCCCAACGCCATAGCGCGCAGTCTGATCACGCGTCGGTCTAATCTTGTCGCGGTGCTCATCTCCAATCTGACAAACCTCTACTATCCCGAAGTGCTGGCCGAATTGACGCAACAGCTGTCGCAGCGTGGCGTGCGTGTGCTGTTATTTTCGCTGAGTGCGGAAGCCGACGCCAGCGATGTGCTGACGCAGGTTTGGCCCTATCGGCCCGACGGCGTGATTGCGGCTGCGGAGCTCACGTCTGAGCACGTGGCGGAGTTTGAGCGACGTCATATGCCGTTGGTCTTTTATAACCGACACATTGCCCATGGCTCGGGCAGTGCTGTGTGCTGTGATCAAGAAGAGGGGGCACGGCAATTGGTAAATGGGCTGTATGCGGCGGGGCATCGACGGTTTGGACTCATTGCCGGACCGGAGGATTCGACGGTGAGCATCGAGCGTGTCACGGGGGCTCTGGAGCAACTGGATACCCTGGGAATTGATCACGTGCCGATCATCTCGGGCGATTATTCGTACGAGAGTGGTTTTAATGGCGTCAAACGTCTTATCGATGATCAGAGCGAGCGCGTTGAAGCAATTATTTGCGCGAACGACGTGATGGCATTGGGTGCCCTCGACGGGTGCCGTCAAATGTTTGGCCTTGAGGCACCCACGGATATTTCCATTGTGGGTTTTGATGGCGTCGATCCATCAAACTGGCATGCGTATAATCTCACCACCATTCGGCAGCCCGTGCGGCGCATGACGGAGGCGACCGTGTCGCTGCTAATGGACTTGATCGAGCAACCGGAAACCAAAGACGAAAAACGTGTATTTTCCGGCATCCTACGGGCCGGCACTTCCGCGCGATTCGTACAACCTTGA